A window from Myxocyprinus asiaticus isolate MX2 ecotype Aquarium Trade chromosome 37, UBuf_Myxa_2, whole genome shotgun sequence encodes these proteins:
- the LOC127427581 gene encoding protein tyrosine phosphatase domain-containing protein 1-like isoform X1: MAAGVSLLSDLPYCNGSSANSREPTTDMKPVSVRVPTAKYTKVGETLRHVIPGHMQCSMACGGRACKYENPSRWSDEEQAIKGLYSSWITDNLLAMARPSTEIIEKFNIIEQFQACGLKTVINLQRPGEHASCGSTLEPESGFTYRPEVFMEAGIYFYNFGWKDYGVASLTTILDMVKVMSFAMQEGKIAVHCHAGLGRTGVLIACFLVFTSRMSADQAILFIRAKRPNSIQTRGQLLCVREFAQFLVPLRSVFSCAEPKAHAVTLSQFLTRQRHLLHGYEARQMKNMPKIVHLVCRLLLDIAENRQTVEEEVLDIPDLTEEVEKTVSLLAIQQLGKEMRGKGIPISSPHSPEQPSGPLEVEYEPPHDRPLCSDQEFDVLWRLPTVDNTYNSQLILRKCLSYSDSALHKLDPRMQELQIPQNTLGSKSGLNFSEHYASQSRLADLQKSGSPLASESNSSPKNVSLTGSCSSLVQSKKGQMPCSPISTQWVPLKEEKRSMSSGLLGRTSVDSSLMLFVRTTEHAGNVQMCKDSKNDPSPNETIISDGGNVPILTLQSELTPETRHLFVAKALTMDIDGEELKNTVLMWQAELNSREGAWERLCTERDAVVLCTLMWSWLEQLKEPVIAKEDVETLARDRCNPQHALNSLDKGQKQTLLCVLDCAAHLLKVPEEVEIAFLDRTIKAFTWISSDSENGLLIYKTLKEVMMPVLNDMRAKAMEELELTCHCTLIP, translated from the exons ATGGCAGCGGGCGTCAGTTTGTTGAGTGACCTGCCCTACTGCAACGGCAGTTCAGCTAACAGCAGAGAGCCAACCACTGACATGAAGCCAG tCAGTGTCCGAGTCCCCACTGCGAAGTACACCAAGGTTGGTGAGACTTTGAGGCATGTCATCCCAGGACATATGCAGTGTTCCATGGCGTGTGGTGGTCGAGCATGCAAATACGAAAACCCTTCTCGCTGGAGCGATGAAGAGCAAGCCATCAAGGGATTGTACTCCTCCTG GATAACAGATAACCTGTTAGCCATGGCAAGGCCTTCGACTGAAATCATTGAAAAGTTCAACATCATAGAACAGTTCCAAGC GTGTGGcttgaagacagtcatcaacttGCAGCGTCCAGGGGAGCACGCCAGCTGTGGCAGCACTCTGGAGCCAGAGAGCGGTTTTACCTACCGCCCAGAGGTTTTCATGGAGGCAGGGA TCTATTTTTACAACTTTGGCTGGAAGGACTATGGTGTGGCATCCTTGACTACAATCCTTGACATGGTGAAAGTTATGTCATTTGCCATGCAAGAgggaaaaatagctgtccactGCCATGCTGGACTTGGCAGGACAG GTGTCTTAATTGCATGCTTCTTAGTATTCACATCCCGGATGAGCGCAGATCAGGCCATTTTATTCATCAGAGCTAAACGGCCAAATTCCATCCAGACTCGCGGTCAACTGTTGTGTGTGCGAGAATTCGCCCAGTTTCTTGTGCCACTGCGGAGTGTGTTCTCGTGTGCCGAGCCCAAAGCTCATGCAGTCACGTTGTCACAGTTCCTGACTCGTCAGCGCCACCTGTTGCATGGCTATGAAGCGCGACAAATGAAGAACATGCCAAAGATCGTACACCTGGTCTGCAGGCTACTACTGGACATAGCAGAGAACCGGCAAACTGTGGAAGAGGAGGTGTTGGACATCCCAGACCTCACGGAAGAGGTGGAGAAGACAGTCTCCCTGCTAGCCATCCAACAACTGGGGAAGGAGATGAGGGGGAAAGGGATTCCCATATCCTCACCTCACTCCCCTGAACAACCCAGCGGTCCTCTTGAAGTAGAGTATGAACCACCTCATGACCGCCCACTCTGCAGCGACCAGGAGTTTGACGTGCTTTGGAGATTGCCGACTGTAGACAACACCTACAATTCTCAACTCATATTGAGAAAATGTCTTAGCTACAGTGACTCAGCCTTGCACAAACTGGACCCCAGAATGCAGGAATTGCAAATTCCCCAAAATACTCTTGGCAGCAAATCCGGTTTAAACTTTTCTGAACACTATGCTTCGCAGAGCAGATTAGCTGATCTTCAGAAGTCTGGATCTCCATTGGCATCTGAAAGCAACAGCAGTCCCAAAAATGTCTCTTTAACCGGTTCCTGTAGCTCTCTGGTACAATCCAAAAAAGGCCAAATGCCTTGCTCTCCTATCTCCACACAATGGGTACCTCTGAAGGAGGAAAAGCGTAGCATGTCCTCTGGATTACTCGGGAGGACCAGTGTGGACAGCAGTTTAATGCTTTTTGTGAGGACCACAGAACATGCTGGAAATGTTCAAATGTGTAAAGACAGCAAAAATGACCCCAGTCCTAATGAAACAATAATCTCTGATGGAGGAAACGTTCCTATTTTAACACTTCAAAGTGAGCTCACACCTGAGACTCGCCATCTGTTTGTGGCCAAAGCTCTCACGATGGACATTGATGGAGAGGAACTAAAGAATACTGTCTTGATGTGGCAG GCAGAGCTCAACTCCCGTGAAGGTGCATGGGAGAGATTGTGCACAGAGAGAGATGCTGTGGTGCTCTGCACACTCATGTGGTCTTGGCTAGAGCAATTGAAGGAGCCAGTCATCGCAAAAGAAGATGTAGAGACTTTGGCTAGAGACAGATGCAATCCCCAGCATGCTCTGAATTCACTGGACAAG GGTCAAAAGCAAACCCTTCTGTGTGTTCTTGACTGTGCCGCTCATTTGCTTAAAGTACCAGAGGAGGTTGAGATTGCCTTTCTTGATCGTACAATCAAAGCATTTACTTGG ATTTCCTCTGATTCAGAGAATGGACTGTTAATCTATAAGACTCTAAAAGAAGTCATGATGCCAGTCCTCAATGATATGAGGGCAAAAGCAATGGAAGAGCTGGAGTTGACCTGTCACTGTACCCTCATACCCTGA
- the LOC127427581 gene encoding protein tyrosine phosphatase domain-containing protein 1-like isoform X2 — protein MAAGVSLLSDLPYCNGSSANSREPTTDMKPVSVRVPTAKYTKVGETLRHVIPGHMQCSMACGGRACKYENPSRWSDEEQAIKGLYSSWCGLKTVINLQRPGEHASCGSTLEPESGFTYRPEVFMEAGIYFYNFGWKDYGVASLTTILDMVKVMSFAMQEGKIAVHCHAGLGRTGVLIACFLVFTSRMSADQAILFIRAKRPNSIQTRGQLLCVREFAQFLVPLRSVFSCAEPKAHAVTLSQFLTRQRHLLHGYEARQMKNMPKIVHLVCRLLLDIAENRQTVEEEVLDIPDLTEEVEKTVSLLAIQQLGKEMRGKGIPISSPHSPEQPSGPLEVEYEPPHDRPLCSDQEFDVLWRLPTVDNTYNSQLILRKCLSYSDSALHKLDPRMQELQIPQNTLGSKSGLNFSEHYASQSRLADLQKSGSPLASESNSSPKNVSLTGSCSSLVQSKKGQMPCSPISTQWVPLKEEKRSMSSGLLGRTSVDSSLMLFVRTTEHAGNVQMCKDSKNDPSPNETIISDGGNVPILTLQSELTPETRHLFVAKALTMDIDGEELKNTVLMWQAELNSREGAWERLCTERDAVVLCTLMWSWLEQLKEPVIAKEDVETLARDRCNPQHALNSLDKGQKQTLLCVLDCAAHLLKVPEEVEIAFLDRTIKAFTWISSDSENGLLIYKTLKEVMMPVLNDMRAKAMEELELTCHCTLIP, from the exons ATGGCAGCGGGCGTCAGTTTGTTGAGTGACCTGCCCTACTGCAACGGCAGTTCAGCTAACAGCAGAGAGCCAACCACTGACATGAAGCCAG tCAGTGTCCGAGTCCCCACTGCGAAGTACACCAAGGTTGGTGAGACTTTGAGGCATGTCATCCCAGGACATATGCAGTGTTCCATGGCGTGTGGTGGTCGAGCATGCAAATACGAAAACCCTTCTCGCTGGAGCGATGAAGAGCAAGCCATCAAGGGATTGTACTCCTCCTG GTGTGGcttgaagacagtcatcaacttGCAGCGTCCAGGGGAGCACGCCAGCTGTGGCAGCACTCTGGAGCCAGAGAGCGGTTTTACCTACCGCCCAGAGGTTTTCATGGAGGCAGGGA TCTATTTTTACAACTTTGGCTGGAAGGACTATGGTGTGGCATCCTTGACTACAATCCTTGACATGGTGAAAGTTATGTCATTTGCCATGCAAGAgggaaaaatagctgtccactGCCATGCTGGACTTGGCAGGACAG GTGTCTTAATTGCATGCTTCTTAGTATTCACATCCCGGATGAGCGCAGATCAGGCCATTTTATTCATCAGAGCTAAACGGCCAAATTCCATCCAGACTCGCGGTCAACTGTTGTGTGTGCGAGAATTCGCCCAGTTTCTTGTGCCACTGCGGAGTGTGTTCTCGTGTGCCGAGCCCAAAGCTCATGCAGTCACGTTGTCACAGTTCCTGACTCGTCAGCGCCACCTGTTGCATGGCTATGAAGCGCGACAAATGAAGAACATGCCAAAGATCGTACACCTGGTCTGCAGGCTACTACTGGACATAGCAGAGAACCGGCAAACTGTGGAAGAGGAGGTGTTGGACATCCCAGACCTCACGGAAGAGGTGGAGAAGACAGTCTCCCTGCTAGCCATCCAACAACTGGGGAAGGAGATGAGGGGGAAAGGGATTCCCATATCCTCACCTCACTCCCCTGAACAACCCAGCGGTCCTCTTGAAGTAGAGTATGAACCACCTCATGACCGCCCACTCTGCAGCGACCAGGAGTTTGACGTGCTTTGGAGATTGCCGACTGTAGACAACACCTACAATTCTCAACTCATATTGAGAAAATGTCTTAGCTACAGTGACTCAGCCTTGCACAAACTGGACCCCAGAATGCAGGAATTGCAAATTCCCCAAAATACTCTTGGCAGCAAATCCGGTTTAAACTTTTCTGAACACTATGCTTCGCAGAGCAGATTAGCTGATCTTCAGAAGTCTGGATCTCCATTGGCATCTGAAAGCAACAGCAGTCCCAAAAATGTCTCTTTAACCGGTTCCTGTAGCTCTCTGGTACAATCCAAAAAAGGCCAAATGCCTTGCTCTCCTATCTCCACACAATGGGTACCTCTGAAGGAGGAAAAGCGTAGCATGTCCTCTGGATTACTCGGGAGGACCAGTGTGGACAGCAGTTTAATGCTTTTTGTGAGGACCACAGAACATGCTGGAAATGTTCAAATGTGTAAAGACAGCAAAAATGACCCCAGTCCTAATGAAACAATAATCTCTGATGGAGGAAACGTTCCTATTTTAACACTTCAAAGTGAGCTCACACCTGAGACTCGCCATCTGTTTGTGGCCAAAGCTCTCACGATGGACATTGATGGAGAGGAACTAAAGAATACTGTCTTGATGTGGCAG GCAGAGCTCAACTCCCGTGAAGGTGCATGGGAGAGATTGTGCACAGAGAGAGATGCTGTGGTGCTCTGCACACTCATGTGGTCTTGGCTAGAGCAATTGAAGGAGCCAGTCATCGCAAAAGAAGATGTAGAGACTTTGGCTAGAGACAGATGCAATCCCCAGCATGCTCTGAATTCACTGGACAAG GGTCAAAAGCAAACCCTTCTGTGTGTTCTTGACTGTGCCGCTCATTTGCTTAAAGTACCAGAGGAGGTTGAGATTGCCTTTCTTGATCGTACAATCAAAGCATTTACTTGG ATTTCCTCTGATTCAGAGAATGGACTGTTAATCTATAAGACTCTAAAAGAAGTCATGATGCCAGTCCTCAATGATATGAGGGCAAAAGCAATGGAAGAGCTGGAGTTGACCTGTCACTGTACCCTCATACCCTGA